The following proteins are encoded in a genomic region of Oryzias latipes chromosome 17, ASM223467v1:
- the LOC101159612 gene encoding tripartite motif-containing protein 16-like encodes MAQKGVDLDQETFCCSICLDLLKHPVTIPCGHSYCMKCIQGFWDEEEKLPSCPQCRRTFIPRPVLLKNTMLADIIEKLKKTGLQAAPADLCYAGPEDVVCDVCTGRKLKAIKSCLICLASYCEKHLQPHLDAAAFKKHKLVEPSKNLQENICSRHDEVMKMFCRTDQKCICYLCSVDEHRGHDTVSAAAERTERQRELEESQQQIQQRIQDREKEVKLLQQEVEAINHSADQTVKDSEKIFTQMIRLIQKRSCDVKQQIRSQQQTEVSRVKDLQEELEQEITELKRRDAELKQLSLTEDHSQFLLNYPSLPPLSESTHSSSINVRPLRYFEDVTAAVSELRDKLQDILREEWTNISLTVTHVDFLLPEPEPKSRADVFKYSRQITLDPNTAHRRLLLSEKNSKVTVLKKPQSYSDHPDRFTDWFQVLSRENLTERCYWEVEWRGNFVYIAVAYKNISRSGDESLFGFNDKSWALVCSPNSFSFYHNRIQTSISAPVSSRVGVYLDHRAGVLSFYSVSESMTLLHRVQTTFTHHLHAGLRLDYVVRNTAKVCKVK; translated from the coding sequence ATGGCGCAGAAAGGAGTTGATCTGGATCAAGAAACCTTCTGCTGTtccatctgtctggatctgCTGAAGCATCCAGTGACTATTCCCTGTGGACACAGCTACTGCATGAAGTGTATTCAAGGATTCTGGGATGAAGAGGAGAAACTCCCCAGCTGTCCTCAGTGCAGGAGGACCTTCATACCGAGGCCTGTTCTGTTGAAAAACACCATGTTAGCAGATATAATAGAGAAGCTGAAGAAGACTGGACTCCAAGCTGCTCCTGCTGATCTCTGCTATGCTGGACCTGAAGATGTGGTCTGTGATGTCTGCActggaagaaaactgaaagccATCAAGTCCTGTTTGATCTGTCTGGCCTCTTACTGTGAGAAACACCTTCAGCCTCATTTGGATGCAGCTGCATTCAAGAAACACAAGCTGGTGGAACCCTccaagaacctgcaggagaacatctgctcccgtcatgatgaggtgatgaagatgttcTGTCGCACTGATCAGAAGTGTATCTGttatctctgctctgtggatgaACATAGAGGCCACGACACagtctcagctgcagcagaaaggactgagaggcagagagagctggaggagagtcaacaacaaatccagcagAGAATCCAGGACAGAGAGAAGGAGGTGAAGCTGCTTCAACAGGAGGTGGAGGCCATCAATCACTCTGCTGATCAAACAGTGAAGGACAGTGAGAAGATCTTCACTCAGATGATCCGTCTCATCCAGAAAAGAAGCTGTGatgtgaagcagcagatcagatccCAGCAGCAAACTGAAGTGAGTCGAGTCAAAGATCTTCAGGAGGAACTGGAGCAGGAGATCActgagctgaagaggagagacgcTGAGCTGAAGCAGCTCTCACTCACAGAGGATCACAGCCAGTTTCTGCTCAACTACCCCTCACTGCCACCACTCAGTGAGTCCACACACTCATCCAGCATCAATGTCCGTCCTCTGAGATACTTTGAGGATGTGACAGCAGCTGTGTCAGAGCTCAGAGACAAACTGCAGGACATTCTGAGAGAGGAATGGACAAACATCTCACTGACAGTCACTCATGTGGATTTTTTActgccagaaccagaaccaaagaGCAGAGCTGACGTCTTCAAATATTCACGTCAAATCACACTGGATCCAAACACAGCACACAGACGACTGTTATTGTCTGAGAAAAATAGTAAGGTGACAGTGTTGAAAAAACCTCAGTCTTATTCTGATCATCCAGACAGATTTACTGATTGGTTTCAGGTTCTGAGTAGAGAGAATCTGACTGAACGTTGTTACTGGGAGGTGGAGTGGAGAGGAAATTTTGTTTATATAGCAGTCGCATACAAGAACATCAGCAGATCTGGAGATGAAAGTTTATTTGGTTTTAATGACAAATCTTGGGCATTAGTTTGTTctccaaacagtttttcattttaccaCAACAGAATCCAAACCTCCATCTCAGCTCCTGTTTCCTCCAGAGTAGGAGTGTACCTGGATCACAGAGCAGGTGTTCTGTCCTTCTACAGCGTCTCTGAAAGCATGACtctcctccacagagtccagacCACATTCACTCACCATCTCCATGCTGGACTGAGGTTGGATTATGTTGTCAGAAACACTGCAAAGGTCTGTAAAGTCAAATAG